One Varibaculum prostatecancerukia genomic window, CATGTGATAATGCCTTTATTAAAACCAGCTCTGACGGTTGTAGCGTTATTTACTTTCACCGCGGCATGGAATGATTTTTTGTGGCCCTCAATTGTACTCACCGATGTGGGAAGCATGGCTATAACCCCTGGCCTGCAACTTTTACAAGGCCAATACGAAACCTACCCTGGTATTTCTACCGCTGGCGCATTAATCGCCTTACTACCAATGCTGGCCATATTTATTTTTGCTCAAAAGTATTTCATGGAAGCACTGCACATGACCAGCGGAATCAAGTAATTGGAGAACTTCCTATGATCTATTTACGTAATGAGTATCCACGTCCGCAGTTTAAGCGGGAGAACTGGCAGAATCTAAATGGAGTATGGAATTTCTGCTTTGACGACGAAGACAGGGGTCTGCGTGAACGCTGGTTTTTACAAGACACCCCTTTCAAGATGCAGATCAATGTCCCTTTCGTTTATGAATGTGAGCTCAGCGGCATTAATGTCCAAGAGCGACACGACATTATCTGGTACAAACGCGATTTTGATACACCGACCTTAACCCCACAACAACGCTTAATACTGCATTTTGGAGCAGTCGATTATCAAGCACAAGTATTTATTAACGGTCAGATGGTAAAAGAACACATCGGCGGCGAAACCCCGTTCTCTATCGATGTCACACCTTTCCTCGAAAAAGGGACTGTTCAAAGCCTTTGTTTACGAGTTCAGGACCCGCTTGATAACCAAGAAATACCGCGTGGCAAACAGTTCTGGATGCCGAAATCCCAGGGAATCTGGTACACGCGAAGCACCGGAATCTGGCAAACAGTTTGGTTGGAAGTTGTAAACGATCAACATATTGAATCTCTAGCTATCGAACCCGATTTGGACAGTGGAACTGTTGAGTTCAATATTAAAACTAAAACCAGCAATCAAAATACTATCCTGGGTTTGAAGATTTATTACCGCGACCAACTGGTCGTCGAGACACGTACCAAATGTATAGAGCCCAAACTAAAGTTTTCTGTGGATATCGTGCAATCAGATGTCTTCCGAACAGGTTTTCATGACAGCGATGAATACTTGTGGAGTCCAGAATATCCCAATTTATTTACTGTTAAACTAACGCTAATAGATATTGATTCAAATATTGAAATAGACTCTGTTAGCAGCTATTTCGGAATGCGAAAAATACATTCAGAGAATGGAATTATTTGTTTAAACAACAAGCCTTACTACCAAAAATTAGTTCTTGACCAGGGATATTGGCCTAGAGGCTTACTGACTGCCCCTGAAGATAAGGATTATCGTCGGGATATTTCCTTGGCGAAAGAGATGGGCTTCAATGGATGCCGAAAACATCAAAAACTTGAAGATCCCCGTTTTCTCTATTGGGCAGATAAACTAGGTTTTCTAGTTTGGGAGGAATGCTCCTCTACCCCGTTTTTCACTGCGGATTCTCAGATAGCTATTTTCGATTCTTGGAAAGAGGTTTACCTGCGAGATCGCAATCATCCCTGTATCATAACCTGGGTACCACTAAATGAAAGCTGGGGTGTTCCCAATATTCACTTAGATGGGAAACAACAGCACTGGGCACAGACTCTGTATCATTTGTTGCGTTCACTCGACGACACTCGTCTGGTGAGTTCCAACGATGGTTGGGATCAAACTGTTACCGATATCTGTGCCATTCACAATTATCGGTTCGGCAAAAATGAAGACGACCCCGAGTTCAAAGAATTCTGCGAGACTCTTAGTACCCCGGAGGCGTTAGTGTCGCAATATGTTAGCGGACGCCCGGTATACGCCAATGGGTTCAGTTATGGCGGCGAGCCCATTCTAGTTACTGAATGCGGGGGTATCGGATTTGCTACCAATCAGGAATCGGATTGGAGTTACCTCAGCGTATGTTCCGAAAAAGAATTTTTATCTGCCTATCGACGCCTAGTTTCTGCACTCTGCACTTCAAAGTATGTGCAGGGATTCTGTTACACCCAGCTCACGGATGTCGAACAAGAGGTGAATGGGCTACTAACCTACGACCGCAAGCCCAAATTCGATTTGAAGGAACTACACCAGATTAACGCAAACAACTAGCTCAGCAGCTAGAATTGGAAAGGACAATAGATCACTCGCAAAGAGCCCGGAGAACACTAGGTATGGAACTTCGTCTGGACAAGGAATCCCTAGTAGTTTACCGGGCTCTGGCATCTGATTCACGGCTTAGCATTCTCCAACAGCTATCTCAAAAACCCGCAACCGCTACCGAGCTGGCAAAGATTTTACACCTTAGTAAGACAACGCTTTCGAGACACTTAAACCAGCTACGCCAAGCAGGCTTGATACAGGTAAAAGAAGACTCTCAAAATGAAGATCGCCGCCAAAAAATAGTTTCCTTATCTGTCGATTCCATAGAAATAGTTTTCCCTTCGAAGATTTACCTCCCCTTTGAACGTGTCACTCAGAAAACACCTATCGGTTACTATTCGGACTTCCAAGCCGAGCCCACCTGCGGGTTAGCCAGCAGGACCAAGATTATCGGGGTAATTGATGATCCTCGTAGCTTCACTTGCAACGATAGAATTCGCTCCCAGCTATTATGGTTTTCCTCCGGGTTTGTATCTTATCGATTACAAAACCCTTTAGACTCAAATCAACATGCGGAGATGCTCGATATTTCTATGGAAATTTGTAGTGAATATCCCGGATCCAACAACGAGTGGAAAAGCGATATTTTATTTACAATCAACGACGTCGATGTAGGATCTTGGACGAGTCCCGGAAATTTTTCTGACGTTCGTGGCATCTTGACGCCCTCGTGGTGGAAATCCAACTTGAGTCAATATGGAAATCTGATTCATCTACGAATTAATCACGAAGATAGCACGGTGAATGGTAAACGTATATCAGGCTGTACCTTAAATGATTTACGTCTTCATTCTTCCCCCTTCCTTACGGTTAAAATTGGAACAAAACCTGACTCTCCTAATCAAGGGGGACTTACTATATTTGGGAAGTATTTTGGAAATCACGCGCAAGATATAGTAACCACCTTGTATTATTCGGAACCGTCAGTTCACAGCAGGGATAGCGGCACGCTCCTCTAACCTCGGAGTGTTCTTCTGTTACAGTTGCGGGTTGAGTTCAATCCTGAACTACCCCAACTTTCTTCTGATTACCTGAATAATGCAGTCAGTGAGTGCTTTAGGATTATTGCTCAGTAAATCAGGGTGTAAGTACTGCACTTTCACCAGTATTTTGTTGCGGTTCTACCGAGGACGCAAAGGGCATTTCTAACAAGTACGACTACTAATGATAGAAAGTTGTGGGCAACCGATTCTCCGGCTGCCCACAACTTTAGGCTAATTCTCAAACCGTTAATAGCAGGCAGAATGCACTACTAGCAACCGCCAGCGATCACTCAGTTTCCCCAGATGGATCTGAGACTATGAATCTTTAGGTCGCTGACCGCAATCACTCCCCCAACAGAGGCGATACTGACCCCGCGTTTATCCCCAGCCGGGAAAGCCAGCGAAGATAAACTATAGCGACCATCATTGATGAACACCTCAAGCGAGCCGCGATCAATGATTACCCGCAGTTTCAACTCCGCTCCCCCCACGTAGGGAGCAGAGCGGTAACCGCGATCACTGGAGCCACTTTTACCCCGGTCAAGGATCACTCGATTCGATAGCGTGTCGTAAGCAACCTCGGTATAGCGGTCGACACTTGTTTGTTGCAGCAACAAAGAAACCTGTTCAGAGGAGGTTTTATCCAGATCTACCGTCAATTCTATTTCCCCGACGCTCATATCAGACGCGATTTCCACGGTGCTATCGGTATCCACGGTGAACGCACCTTTATCGACAGTGTTTTCACGTAACCTATCGAACTCTGGGATCGGGGTAGCAATAATTCCGAAATCTTCACCCAGCGAGACCTCCCGCGGGGTCGCCAGCTGCCCACTCCAACCATCTGCTGCTTGGCTGGCAAGCGGCAGGGTGAAGCCTCCCATCCACGCGAACATTAGGCGGCGGTTATCGGGAGAATGCATCGACTGGGTCGCATAAAAGTTGTGGCCGAAATCGAACTGGGCGAAGTTCTTGAGAACTTCAAAGTCCCCGCCCGGAGTCCAATTTCCTACCGCATAACCGGTGTTGTGTCCATTGCGTTGGTTATATCCCTGGCGACGTACGGAAGTCATCGGGCTGTAGACCAGCACCCATTTGCCATCAACTTCAAAAAAGTCGGGGCACTCGATCATAAACGTGTCCGGATCAGGATCTTCGTAGAGTACGCGATCAAATTCCCAAGTGTATAGATCGGCGGATGAGTAGAGCCAAACCTGCCCGCACCCCTCTGGCGTTTCCACACCGAGTACCAGCCACCATTTTTCGCCCTGTTTCCACACTTTAGGATCGCGGAAGTTAGAGATTCCCTTCGGATTCTCGATAACGGGCCCGTGTTTGGTGAAGGTAAACCCATCGGAGCTGACTGCCAGACATTGGCGTTGGATTGAGCCATCACCATCATCTTTACCGTTCGCCCAGCGGTTACCCGTATATAAAACATACAGTTTGCCCTGATGCTCGAGGGCGCAGCCAGACCAGACTCCGTCCAGATCGTATTCCTCACTGGGGGCAAGCGCGATGGGTTCGCGTTTCCAAGTCACCAAATCCTCACTTGAGAAGTGACCCCAATGCATGGGTCCCCACTGCGCACTATAGGGATGGTGCTGGAAAAACGCGTGATAGCGCCCTTGGAAGTAGCTAATACCATTAGGATCGTTGATCCACCCGGCGGCTGGAGCTAGGTGTACCTGCGGATACCAACGCGGGTTTACGTCCTCTTGCGCCGCAGAAACGAATTTATCGGCTTTTTGTAACAGTTATTGATGCTCACTCAAGGGATTCTCCTTTTAGCGGTTGCCACAGACTTTAAAATATCTATATCTCGCCATACCCCCCTAAAACGGAACTTGGACGCCCTCACCACAATCACGATAAGGGCGTCCAAGTTTCAGTCATTACCTTTAAATCACCTAATCTTTGCCACGGTTAGAGCGCATTAGCGTATTTACCCGCTTGTTTGCCTCCGTCAACGAGGACGGCTCGCTTTCAAAGGCGACAACCGAAGACATTGCCGGCTTCATGAGGGCATCTACCTGCGCCCACCGGTCAACTACTGGAGAGGGCACCGTAGTGCCTTCCTCAATATGAACCGAAAATGCGCGGGCATCAAACCCCATATCTTCAAAGGTTTTGATCGCTTTCTTCGTTGAAGAAGATATTGCCGGGAACACCGTACCTTGTTCAGCGATTACATCTTGGCATTGAGCCGAGCCTAGATATTTAACCCAACGCCAGGATTCCTTAGGATGCTTGGTGCCAATCCAAATCGAATCTGCCAAACCGTTCATTACCGAAGCACGATGCCCATCAGGACCGATTGGGGTGGGGGCAACTTGAATCGGGAGTTTAGTGGCGTTAGCGATAGTAGAAATATTCCACGACCCCTCAACCAGGCTGGCATATCCACCTGATCCCAGAGATTCCACAGTCCCGATCCCCGAGGATGCTACCGATAACGGCGGCATATATCCCTTATCAATCAAGGATCTCCACCATCCAATACTTTCCTGGAACTTCGGATCGTCGTAGTTAAAGTGCATCCCCCAGGGATTCTTTTCCGTCCAGGTCCAGCCCCCATTAGACAAAGCATAAGGTGACCACTGTACTTGTCCATATCCAGATCCAGCTTCGTTGTAGCCCAACGCGTAAACCTTGACATGCTTCTTGTCGAAACCAGGTTCATCCCCGCGAACGCCATTCACATCAACCGTGAGACGAGCAAGAAACTTTTCAAAAGTCCCTCCGTCTTTCGGATTCCATTCTAACTTCCAGAGGTCTTCTTGGGTATAACCTGCGGCTTTGACCATATCCTGGTTGTAGAACAGCGCCTCAGTATCCCAGTCTTTAGGAAGACCGTAACGATGTTTACCATCCGCAGACTCCCACTGTTCGGCAAGCCCCGGGGCATAATGACTCAAATCAAACTTCTCGGCCTTGACATAAGGTTCAATGTCCAGGAGCTGCCCCAAAGAAGAATACTTACCGAACTGCGAAGTATGATCGGTGAAAACATCTGGCGCATTTTCAGCCACCATAGAGGCTGTCATTTGCGTCCAATAGTCATCCCAACCGAACTGTTCAATTTGAATATGAATATCGGGGTTTTGTTTTTCAAAATCGGCAGCACATTGGCGGTATCCCGGAAGTTGTCCCGAATCCCATAACCAGTAACGCAATACGGTTTGCCCCGGTTTTCCACTCACTTGCGAACTACAAGCAGCAAGTCCCCCTGCAAGAATCAGCCCCAGGGTCGCCGCCAAAACAGCGGTGACCATTCGGCGCCCAGAAGCAGTAAACGCAGATTTTTTCATGTCGAGCCTCACTTAATTCCAGAGAATCCAACAGAGTTCACAATCCGCTTTCCGAGGATGATGAACAAAATGATAATGGGAAGTGCTGCCACTAAAGCGGCAGCCATCAGAGCTGTCCAGTCCGGCGAACCTTGCGGTTTTTGGGACCGGAAAATACCCAGCGCTACCGTCAGCACCCGCACATTATCGGACTGCCCCACCAATAACGGCCACATATAGTCGTTCCAAGCGTTAATAAAGGTCAGCACTGCCAGGGTAATGATGGGGGCAGAAGCCATCGGACAAATAACCCGGAAAAATACCCGGAACGGACCTGCCCCGTCGATCATTGCTGCCTCATCAATCTCACGCGGAATTCCGAGGAAGAATTGGCGCAAGAAAAATATCGAAAACGGAGTCATAAAGAAGGTAGGCAGGATTATCCCCGCGAAGGTATTGAGCAGACCCAGCTGTTTAATCAACACAAAGTTAGGGATGGCAGTGAAAATAGACGGTACCATCAGCGCCGATAGGAACAGCGCGAAAACCGCATCTCGTCCTCTCCACCTTAAACGGGAAAATGCGTAGGCTGCCATCGCCGAAAACAAGGTTTGGCCTATCATGACTGCTGCTGCCACCACGCATGAGTTACGCAGGTACAACCAGAAGTTGATAGAGGCTCCCGCGCCCCCTTGTGCCAAAGACTCCTCCGGAGTAGTCATCCCTAAAACCCGTTTATAGGCATCGAAAGTGGGATTTTTCGGCCATAACTGTCCCGGGTGTGCCAGCAACTCTGAGTTGGTCATCAAAGAAGATCGCAGCATCCACAAGAAGGGGAAAATCGTTAAAAATAACAAAATAATCAGGCATGCCCACGCACCGTAGAAACCTGGGCCGCGATGCTTACTGGAACCAGTCTTTTTATCCGCAGCGCCCTTTTTAGAGGACGCAGCTTTGGTATCTGTCACCGTTGAAACACTCATAACTCGCTCCTCACAGTTCGTCGGATTCGCCGGCGCGCATCAGTCGCAGCTGAATCAGCGAAATCCCAAATAGCAGGACAAATAGCACCATGGCGATGGCAGAGGCATACCCGAAGTCGAGCTGTCCGAACGCCAGATCCCAAATGTAGTAGTAGATAACCCGGGTGGCGTTGATGGGGCCACCTTTAGTGGTAATCGCTACCGTGTCGAAGATTTGGAAGGAGCCAGTCAAAGTCACCACCAAAACCATGGCGAGGACGGGACGAAGCAGGGGCAAAGTTATCGAGAAAAACTTTCGCCCCTCCCCAGCTCCATCAATATCGGCCGCTTCATAGACCGTACGGTTGATGGTTTGCAGCCCCGCGAAAACCAGTAGCGCCGTATAACCCATGTGTCGCCACACGTTAATAAATGCGACTGTAGGAATCGCCCAGGCGGATTCCCCAAAAAATGCGACCCGGTCTAGTCCCACCCAGGTGAAAATTTCGTTAACGATACCGATTTGGTAATCCATCATGAAGTACCAAACCAGGGCAACAACCACATTCGCTATGAAATAGGGCAACAATGCCATACCGCGAATAATGGTGGAGTTGGTTAAGCGCTGCAGCAGAACTGCCAGGACGATGGCGATAATGGTTTGAAAACCGATGTTAAGCACTACGTAGTACACCGTGACTTTTACGGCATTCCAAAATAGCGGGTCGTGGATTAGACGGCGATAGTTCGCTAATCCTGTCCATTTTTCGGGAGTTAGCACTGCGTAGTCGGTAAATGAAAAATAAAAACCGCGCAGTGCTGGTAGTAGGTAAAAGAAAAATAAGCCGATTCCAGCGGGAATCAAGAAAATTAACGCATATCGCGTTTGACGTGAGTTAACCACGCGGTGTTGCTTCTTCTCGAAGCAACACCCAGGGATGTGCTCATCAGCTTCTCCTTTCAGATTTTTTTAGGGAACAAAGCTGGGTTAAGCGCACATCATTGCGCAGTTAAAACTATCAAAACGGTTTGCATAGGATTGAGATCCGGTAGGCGAATGCCGGCTCTTTGCAGCACGGTTCCCGGTAACTCCAATCCCTCGCCCCACCAGGAAACCGTATCCTCGCCCCACCAGGAAACCGTACCTTCGCCCTCGCCAATCGCAGACTTGATTCCTTTGGGCAGCAGCTCCCGGAGCCGGTAAGAAATGGAACTATCTAATCCCGGTAAGCAAAGTGCTGGTGAGAGACGTTGAGCCGATGTGCGCAGGCGGGTCACCGCAAACACGGCCTGGGCTTTGTCCTCAGATACCACTCCATGAACCCAATAACCCTGGTCGGGGTGATCTACATGAACAGTTCTCCCAGAGTGCAAGAAGGAGCGCAGTTCCTTATGGAGAGCTACCCAGCTTGCAAGTTGCTCAATCTCTTCTGCAGTAGCGGATGCCAAGTCCCATTCAATTCCCATATGCGAGAACATAGCGTTGGAGGCGCGCAGAGCCAGACTTAGGGTACGTCCGGTTTGGTGAGAAACCGGGGAAGCCACATGGGAACCTACCAGCTCCGGCGGGAGTAGCAGGGAGGTGCCCGCCTCTATCAACATCCGCTCAATGGGATCGGTACAGTCAGAGCCCCAAACCCGAACAGCATATTCCATGATTCCCAGATCAATGCGACCACCACCGCTCGCGCAGGATTCGATTTCCAGATTGGGATGGGCGTTTTTAATTTCCTCCATGAGCCGATAGGTGGCGAGAGTTTGCTGGTGATATGCCGGAATCCCGCTGGCAGGCGATACCGCCTCGTAGAGGTCACGATTGAAATCCCACTTAATATAGTCAATCTGGGTGGATGCCAATACCGCTAACATCTGCGATTTTACGTGGTCAAAGGCCCCGGGATTGGTTAAATCCATTACCTGCTGGTGCCGGGCTTCTTGAGGACGATGGGTACGGGGGGAAAGCATCCAATCTGGATGATCCCTGGCCACTTGGGAGTCGGGGTTAATCATTTCTGGCTCAAACCACAGCCCGAACTGCATCCCCTTGGCATGCACTGCATCTGCCAGCGGGGCAAGCCCATCGGGCCACACGTCCTCAGATACTGTCCAGTCCCCCAAACTTGAGGTATCGTCGCGACGTCCGGAAAACCAGCCATCATCGAGCACGAACCGTTCTACGCCAACCTCAGCTGCCAGGTCTACCAGCTTTAATAGATGCGGTAGCGATTGATTGAAATAAACAGCTTCCCAAGCATTAAGGGTCACTGGACGGGGAGTCCTCGGATGGTTATCGCGACTGCGAACAAAACTATGCATCCGCCCTGCCGCCTCATCTAGTCCGCGCCCCCAAGTGCCAATGATCCAAGGAGAGGCGTATTCTTCACCCTTTTTCAGCACGACTTCACCGGGTAGCAATAATTCCCCTGCTAGTAGTCCTTGATATCCTTGAATATCTTTTTCGGCAATGGTGCGGGTATTTCCGGACCATGCCACGTGTACATAGTGAACCAGCCCGCTGCGCCAAGAAGTATTGGCTTCACAAGTTCCGTGGATACTGGATAGTGCGAGCCCGCGTGCGATCCGCGTGTCGCGTTGATGCGCTCCAATAGTGAACTCATGCTTTTGAATATCACGTTCTCGCAGATGATGCCCGGTTTGATCCAGAACATAGGTTTCTGCTGCCGGCGTAGGTAGTCCCAGCAATAGTGAATCCACCTGGTAACCGTCAGCGCCAGTGTTGGTGATCGTAGCTCGGGTACGGATTATGCCGGAGGGGACGATCTCAAGTTCCAAAGTGAGGTCGATATCAGCTTCCATGTCATGTAGTTTTGCCGACATAGCCGAGGCCGCACCGTCAGTTCCTTGATAAGTCAGTTTCATATCGGTCAAGTTGAAAGCCGAAAAAAGCGTGTTGCCGTTACGCGAACCAACTAACCCCGGTGTCCCTACCCAACCCTCACTTTGTTGCGGCACTAAAGAAAAGAGTGGGGAAACATCAGCGTTGCCTAAAACTATGGCCGGAAATTGCGAACGTGAAAAATTTTGACTTTGAGCAGCAGTTAACTCCCCGAGATCTTTCCCCCAGTAGAGAATCTGCGGAGTCCCCTGCTCCGTAATGCGCAAACATACCGAAGTGCCTCCATTACGAAGATTAAGTAACGCAGGAAAATTCATCATCAATCCCTCCTAGAATAAAAGCGGAGTAACGCCACAC contains:
- a CDS encoding glycoside hydrolase family 2 protein — encoded protein: MIYLRNEYPRPQFKRENWQNLNGVWNFCFDDEDRGLRERWFLQDTPFKMQINVPFVYECELSGINVQERHDIIWYKRDFDTPTLTPQQRLILHFGAVDYQAQVFINGQMVKEHIGGETPFSIDVTPFLEKGTVQSLCLRVQDPLDNQEIPRGKQFWMPKSQGIWYTRSTGIWQTVWLEVVNDQHIESLAIEPDLDSGTVEFNIKTKTSNQNTILGLKIYYRDQLVVETRTKCIEPKLKFSVDIVQSDVFRTGFHDSDEYLWSPEYPNLFTVKLTLIDIDSNIEIDSVSSYFGMRKIHSENGIICLNNKPYYQKLVLDQGYWPRGLLTAPEDKDYRRDISLAKEMGFNGCRKHQKLEDPRFLYWADKLGFLVWEECSSTPFFTADSQIAIFDSWKEVYLRDRNHPCIITWVPLNESWGVPNIHLDGKQQHWAQTLYHLLRSLDDTRLVSSNDGWDQTVTDICAIHNYRFGKNEDDPEFKEFCETLSTPEALVSQYVSGRPVYANGFSYGGEPILVTECGGIGFATNQESDWSYLSVCSEKEFLSAYRRLVSALCTSKYVQGFCYTQLTDVEQEVNGLLTYDRKPKFDLKELHQINANN
- a CDS encoding ArsR/SmtB family transcription factor; the encoded protein is MELRLDKESLVVYRALASDSRLSILQQLSQKPATATELAKILHLSKTTLSRHLNQLRQAGLIQVKEDSQNEDRRQKIVSLSVDSIEIVFPSKIYLPFERVTQKTPIGYYSDFQAEPTCGLASRTKIIGVIDDPRSFTCNDRIRSQLLWFSSGFVSYRLQNPLDSNQHAEMLDISMEICSEYPGSNNEWKSDILFTINDVDVGSWTSPGNFSDVRGILTPSWWKSNLSQYGNLIHLRINHEDSTVNGKRISGCTLNDLRLHSSPFLTVKIGTKPDSPNQGGLTIFGKYFGNHAQDIVTTLYYSEPSVHSRDSGTLL
- a CDS encoding glycoside hydrolase family 32 protein is translated as MLQKADKFVSAAQEDVNPRWYPQVHLAPAAGWINDPNGISYFQGRYHAFFQHHPYSAQWGPMHWGHFSSEDLVTWKREPIALAPSEEYDLDGVWSGCALEHQGKLYVLYTGNRWANGKDDGDGSIQRQCLAVSSDGFTFTKHGPVIENPKGISNFRDPKVWKQGEKWWLVLGVETPEGCGQVWLYSSADLYTWEFDRVLYEDPDPDTFMIECPDFFEVDGKWVLVYSPMTSVRRQGYNQRNGHNTGYAVGNWTPGGDFEVLKNFAQFDFGHNFYATQSMHSPDNRRLMFAWMGGFTLPLASQAADGWSGQLATPREVSLGEDFGIIATPIPEFDRLRENTVDKGAFTVDTDSTVEIASDMSVGEIELTVDLDKTSSEQVSLLLQQTSVDRYTEVAYDTLSNRVILDRGKSGSSDRGYRSAPYVGGAELKLRVIIDRGSLEVFINDGRYSLSSLAFPAGDKRGVSIASVGGVIAVSDLKIHSLRSIWGN
- a CDS encoding ABC transporter substrate-binding protein — protein: MKKSAFTASGRRMVTAVLAATLGLILAGGLAACSSQVSGKPGQTVLRYWLWDSGQLPGYRQCAADFEKQNPDIHIQIEQFGWDDYWTQMTASMVAENAPDVFTDHTSQFGKYSSLGQLLDIEPYVKAEKFDLSHYAPGLAEQWESADGKHRYGLPKDWDTEALFYNQDMVKAAGYTQEDLWKLEWNPKDGGTFEKFLARLTVDVNGVRGDEPGFDKKHVKVYALGYNEAGSGYGQVQWSPYALSNGGWTWTEKNPWGMHFNYDDPKFQESIGWWRSLIDKGYMPPLSVASSGIGTVESLGSGGYASLVEGSWNISTIANATKLPIQVAPTPIGPDGHRASVMNGLADSIWIGTKHPKESWRWVKYLGSAQCQDVIAEQGTVFPAISSSTKKAIKTFEDMGFDARAFSVHIEEGTTVPSPVVDRWAQVDALMKPAMSSVVAFESEPSSLTEANKRVNTLMRSNRGKD
- a CDS encoding carbohydrate ABC transporter permease, which encodes MSVSTVTDTKAASSKKGAADKKTGSSKHRGPGFYGAWACLIILLFLTIFPFLWMLRSSLMTNSELLAHPGQLWPKNPTFDAYKRVLGMTTPEESLAQGGAGASINFWLYLRNSCVVAAAVMIGQTLFSAMAAYAFSRLRWRGRDAVFALFLSALMVPSIFTAIPNFVLIKQLGLLNTFAGIILPTFFMTPFSIFFLRQFFLGIPREIDEAAMIDGAGPFRVFFRVICPMASAPIITLAVLTFINAWNDYMWPLLVGQSDNVRVLTVALGIFRSQKPQGSPDWTALMAAALVAALPIIILFIILGKRIVNSVGFSGIK
- a CDS encoding carbohydrate ABC transporter permease, with the protein product MVNSRQTRYALIFLIPAGIGLFFFYLLPALRGFYFSFTDYAVLTPEKWTGLANYRRLIHDPLFWNAVKVTVYYVVLNIGFQTIIAIVLAVLLQRLTNSTIIRGMALLPYFIANVVVALVWYFMMDYQIGIVNEIFTWVGLDRVAFFGESAWAIPTVAFINVWRHMGYTALLVFAGLQTINRTVYEAADIDGAGEGRKFFSITLPLLRPVLAMVLVVTLTGSFQIFDTVAITTKGGPINATRVIYYYIWDLAFGQLDFGYASAIAMVLFVLLFGISLIQLRLMRAGESDEL
- a CDS encoding alpha-galactosidase; the protein is MMNFPALLNLRNGGTSVCLRITEQGTPQILYWGKDLGELTAAQSQNFSRSQFPAIVLGNADVSPLFSLVPQQSEGWVGTPGLVGSRNGNTLFSAFNLTDMKLTYQGTDGAASAMSAKLHDMEADIDLTLELEIVPSGIIRTRATITNTGADGYQVDSLLLGLPTPAAETYVLDQTGHHLRERDIQKHEFTIGAHQRDTRIARGLALSSIHGTCEANTSWRSGLVHYVHVAWSGNTRTIAEKDIQGYQGLLAGELLLPGEVVLKKGEEYASPWIIGTWGRGLDEAAGRMHSFVRSRDNHPRTPRPVTLNAWEAVYFNQSLPHLLKLVDLAAEVGVERFVLDDGWFSGRRDDTSSLGDWTVSEDVWPDGLAPLADAVHAKGMQFGLWFEPEMINPDSQVARDHPDWMLSPRTHRPQEARHQQVMDLTNPGAFDHVKSQMLAVLASTQIDYIKWDFNRDLYEAVSPASGIPAYHQQTLATYRLMEEIKNAHPNLEIESCASGGGRIDLGIMEYAVRVWGSDCTDPIERMLIEAGTSLLLPPELVGSHVASPVSHQTGRTLSLALRASNAMFSHMGIEWDLASATAEEIEQLASWVALHKELRSFLHSGRTVHVDHPDQGYWVHGVVSEDKAQAVFAVTRLRTSAQRLSPALCLPGLDSSISYRLRELLPKGIKSAIGEGEGTVSWWGEDTVSWWGEGLELPGTVLQRAGIRLPDLNPMQTVLIVLTAQ